Proteins encoded together in one Thermococcus bergensis window:
- a CDS encoding CARDB domain-containing protein has translation MRKSISLAIVVLMVLSVVPTVKFASALYGTKVVDGNLGDWGTLDLVGQAKDNGLAGAKLDKLYVAWDDQYLYIAIKTNNTQSWNVAYGIGIDVDPGSGNGYTGTSDAWGRGISFAGDYAIDYELYFWWGWNSGMGSDNFITWTGSDWDYKGLADVGASFSYTGDTSTGLQILEIKIPWTALGGKPSKLALIAWVAGEGGSSAVSSIPWSSAMESLDAPFADESNRNEWVDTDYFTNLAEVYIVPKTIDGDLSDWAGYEVVGVSNLDGPDGADLNKLYVSYDEQYLYVAITTNNTASWGVVYGFGLDVKEGGYTGDTDAWDRKIGFSRGVDYEIYFWYDGGNDVIGGGNFITWTGNGWDYKDVGSVVTYDFTTGNGLQVLEMAIPWDAIGGRTSEVALIAWVAGGAKGDSAVDTVPLDPAVDGNDWTDQDVLSNFAVIEIPIPKPELTVSISSDVLNVEQWQPANITITVKNIGEVDAQNVTVELYDRDALLKSWLINVSAHSEVKLGYLYRYSDAWGVHTIKAVVDPNNEIEEANEDNNVATLGIVVGQVAERQNKLIRLGMYVWPRTYPEEYEKTKLLVENISSMSLPAKYAETVKGFELKLNESLKLFNEGKSLIYMPNYELRGALKIFSAYIRLVKLQREISEFLESLEFKKKIDGFLTDWDESSLVAQNKVGAGAGAYLDSLYVDYDDKYLYIALSTKNTESWRIAYGFALDYREGGYTGDADAWGRKIGFARGVDAEVYLYWNGPFFENPGTNTITSAELAVWNGAGWEYYKLFENAAIGYLGNDKGLQSLEMAIPWELLGGKPEKISIVAWITGANPGDSAVITIPDDPSVHDSDNEWGDMDTISTFAEVYIR, from the coding sequence ATGCGAAAAAGCATATCTTTGGCTATTGTGGTTTTGATGGTTTTAAGCGTAGTACCGACAGTGAAGTTTGCAAGTGCCCTTTACGGGACAAAGGTTGTTGATGGAAATCTGGGAGATTGGGGAACTCTTGATCTTGTCGGCCAAGCAAAAGACAATGGGTTGGCTGGAGCAAAGCTAGATAAGCTCTACGTTGCTTGGGATGACCAATACCTCTATATAGCCATAAAAACTAACAATACCCAAAGCTGGAACGTTGCTTATGGGATTGGGATTGATGTTGATCCGGGGAGTGGAAATGGGTACACTGGAACAAGTGATGCTTGGGGAAGGGGAATAAGCTTTGCAGGAGATTATGCAATTGATTATGAGCTGTACTTCTGGTGGGGATGGAATAGTGGCATGGGTTCTGATAATTTCATAACTTGGACTGGAAGTGACTGGGACTACAAGGGGCTGGCAGATGTTGGTGCATCGTTCTCCTACACAGGCGACACCTCCACTGGTTTACAAATCCTTGAAATAAAGATACCTTGGACAGCCCTTGGTGGTAAACCTTCAAAGCTTGCTCTTATAGCTTGGGTTGCTGGAGAAGGTGGCTCCTCAGCAGTTAGCTCTATTCCCTGGAGCTCAGCCATGGAAAGCCTTGATGCCCCATTTGCCGACGAGTCCAATAGAAATGAGTGGGTTGATACCGATTACTTCACGAACCTTGCTGAAGTATACATCGTTCCTAAGACTATTGACGGGGATTTAAGCGACTGGGCAGGCTATGAGGTTGTGGGAGTAAGCAATCTTGATGGTCCAGATGGGGCGGATTTGAACAAGCTCTACGTTTCATACGATGAACAGTACCTATATGTGGCTATTACCACAAATAATACTGCAAGTTGGGGCGTAGTATATGGTTTTGGCCTTGACGTTAAAGAAGGAGGCTACACTGGGGATACTGATGCATGGGATAGAAAAATAGGGTTCTCGAGAGGAGTTGATTATGAGATTTACTTCTGGTACGATGGAGGTAATGACGTCATTGGGGGCGGAAACTTCATAACGTGGACTGGAAATGGTTGGGATTACAAAGACGTTGGAAGTGTAGTTACTTACGATTTCACAACAGGCAACGGGCTACAAGTACTCGAGATGGCAATTCCATGGGATGCAATAGGGGGTAGAACATCGGAAGTCGCCCTAATCGCATGGGTGGCTGGAGGTGCGAAGGGGGATTCAGCTGTTGATACAGTTCCCTTGGATCCAGCCGTAGATGGAAATGATTGGACTGATCAGGACGTTTTATCAAATTTTGCCGTTATTGAAATCCCAATTCCAAAACCCGAGCTTACGGTTAGCATTTCTTCAGATGTACTTAATGTCGAGCAATGGCAGCCAGCTAACATTACAATTACAGTTAAGAACATAGGAGAGGTGGATGCTCAAAACGTAACTGTGGAGCTCTACGATAGAGATGCTCTCCTCAAAAGCTGGCTTATTAACGTATCTGCACACTCTGAAGTCAAGCTTGGCTATCTCTACAGGTATTCCGATGCATGGGGGGTTCACACCATAAAGGCAGTTGTCGATCCCAACAATGAGATAGAAGAAGCTAACGAAGACAACAACGTTGCAACTCTGGGGATAGTGGTGGGACAAGTCGCAGAGAGGCAGAACAAGCTTATACGGCTCGGTATGTATGTGTGGCCTAGAACCTATCCAGAGGAATACGAGAAGACAAAGCTACTTGTAGAAAATATTTCCTCCATGAGTCTGCCAGCCAAATATGCTGAGACTGTAAAAGGATTTGAGCTGAAGCTCAATGAAAGCCTGAAACTGTTTAACGAAGGCAAATCTCTCATTTACATGCCCAACTATGAATTGAGAGGGGCTCTAAAAATTTTCTCTGCGTATATCCGCCTTGTTAAGCTGCAGAGAGAGATTTCAGAATTCCTGGAGAGTTTAGAATTTAAGAAGAAGATCGATGGATTCCTTACGGATTGGGACGAAAGCTCACTTGTAGCTCAAAACAAAGTTGGGGCGGGAGCCGGAGCTTATCTGGACAGTCTCTACGTAGACTACGACGACAAATATCTCTACATTGCTCTGAGCACAAAGAACACCGAATCATGGAGAATAGCTTACGGTTTCGCACTTGATTACAGAGAGGGAGGATATACCGGAGATGCTGATGCGTGGGGAAGAAAGATTGGGTTCGCTAGAGGCGTTGATGCGGAAGTATACCTTTACTGGAATGGCCCGTTCTTTGAAAACCCTGGAACAAACACTATAACATCAGCGGAACTTGCAGTATGGAATGGGGCTGGATGGGAGTACTATAAATTGTTCGAGAATGCTGCAATAGGATACCTCGGAAACGACAAAGGCTTGCAGAGCCTTGAAATGGCTATTCCATGGGAGTTGCTTGGAGGAAAACCAGAAAAGATAAGCATAGTTGCATGGATAACAGGTGCAAACCCTGGAGACTCGGCCGTTATAACCATTCCGGATGATCCAAGCGTCCACGACAGTGACAACGAGTGGGGCGATATGGATACCATAAGCACCTTCGCAGAGGTCTACATCAGGTGA
- the jtg gene encoding 4-alpha-glucanotransferase: MEKINFIFGIHNHQPLGNFGWVFEEAYNRSYRPFMEILEEFPEMKVNVHFSGPLLEWIEENKPDYLDLLKSLIKRGQIEIVVAGFYEPVLAAIPKEDRLVQIEMLKDYARKLGYDAKGVWLTERVWQPELVKSLREAGIEYVVVDDYHFMSAGLSKEELFWPYYTEDGGEVITVFPIDEKLRYLIPFRPVKKTLEYLESLASDDPSKVAVFHDDGEKFGVWPGTYEWVYEKGWLREFFDTITSNEKINLMTYSEYLNKFTPKGLVYLPIASYFEMSEWSLPAKQAKLFVEFVEGLKKEGKFEKYRVFVRGGIWKNFFFKYPESNFMHKRMLMVSKAVRDNPKARKYILKAQCNDAYWHGVFGGIYLPHLRRAVWENIIKAQRYLKPENKILDVDFDGRKEIMVENEGFIATIKPHYGGSIFELSSKRKAVNYNDVLPRRWEHYHEVPEAATPEEESEEGVASIHELGKQIPEEIKRELAYDWQLRAILQDHFIKPEETLDNYRLVKYHELGDFVNQPYEYKMIENGVKLWREGGVYAEEKIPARVEKKIELTEDGFIAKYRVLLEKPYKALFGVEINLAVHSVMEKPEEFEAKEFEVNDPYGIGKVRIELDREAKIWKFPIKTLSQSEAGWDFIQQGVSYTMLFPIEKELEFTVRFREL; this comes from the coding sequence ATGGAGAAAATAAACTTCATCTTTGGCATTCACAATCATCAGCCATTGGGCAACTTTGGCTGGGTGTTCGAAGAGGCATACAACCGCTCTTACAGACCCTTTATGGAGATTTTAGAGGAATTCCCGGAGATGAAAGTAAACGTTCACTTCAGCGGGCCGCTTTTGGAATGGATTGAAGAAAACAAGCCGGATTATCTCGACCTTCTCAAATCCCTCATAAAGAGGGGTCAGATTGAGATTGTCGTGGCAGGGTTTTACGAGCCAGTGTTAGCGGCCATTCCAAAAGAAGACAGATTAGTTCAAATAGAAATGCTAAAGGACTACGCAAGAAAGCTCGGCTATGATGCAAAGGGCGTGTGGCTCACAGAGAGAGTATGGCAACCGGAACTTGTAAAATCGCTCAGAGAGGCAGGAATCGAGTACGTAGTCGTTGATGATTATCACTTCATGAGTGCTGGATTGAGCAAAGAAGAACTCTTCTGGCCGTACTATACGGAAGACGGTGGAGAAGTCATAACAGTGTTCCCAATAGATGAAAAACTACGCTATTTGATACCCTTCCGTCCGGTTAAGAAGACTCTCGAATATTTAGAAAGCCTTGCAAGCGATGACCCCTCAAAGGTAGCTGTGTTCCATGACGACGGCGAAAAGTTCGGAGTCTGGCCGGGGACTTATGAATGGGTCTATGAAAAAGGCTGGCTCAGAGAGTTCTTTGACACAATTACAAGCAACGAAAAGATCAACCTCATGACCTACAGTGAATACCTGAACAAGTTTACTCCAAAGGGGCTGGTGTACCTCCCAATAGCATCATACTTTGAGATGAGCGAATGGTCTCTGCCAGCAAAGCAGGCAAAGCTCTTCGTGGAGTTTGTAGAAGGGCTGAAAAAAGAGGGGAAGTTTGAAAAGTACCGCGTCTTTGTCAGGGGTGGCATATGGAAGAACTTCTTCTTCAAGTATCCAGAGAGCAACTTTATGCACAAAAGAATGCTTATGGTAAGCAAAGCCGTGAGAGATAACCCCAAAGCTAGAAAATACATCCTCAAAGCACAGTGCAACGATGCCTACTGGCACGGCGTTTTTGGAGGGATATACCTACCCCACCTGAGAAGAGCGGTGTGGGAGAACATAATAAAAGCCCAAAGATACCTAAAGCCAGAAAACAAAATACTTGACGTTGATTTTGATGGAAGAAAAGAGATTATGGTTGAAAACGAGGGCTTTATTGCCACGATAAAACCCCATTACGGAGGCAGCATTTTTGAACTAAGCTCCAAGAGAAAGGCCGTAAACTACAACGACGTGCTTCCGAGAAGATGGGAGCACTACCATGAAGTTCCAGAAGCCGCTACGCCAGAAGAGGAAAGCGAAGAAGGTGTTGCAAGCATACATGAGCTCGGAAAGCAAATTCCAGAGGAGATAAAGAGAGAGCTTGCCTATGACTGGCAACTAAGGGCTATTTTGCAAGACCACTTCATCAAACCAGAAGAAACTCTCGACAACTATCGCCTTGTAAAGTACCACGAGCTCGGTGATTTCGTTAACCAGCCCTACGAGTATAAGATGATAGAAAACGGAGTAAAGCTGTGGCGTGAAGGAGGCGTTTATGCAGAGGAAAAAATCCCTGCAAGGGTAGAGAAGAAAATAGAACTAACGGAAGACGGCTTCATTGCAAAGTACAGAGTCTTGCTTGAAAAACCCTACAAAGCTCTCTTCGGAGTAGAGATTAACCTAGCAGTACACAGCGTTATGGAAAAGCCAGAAGAGTTTGAAGCAAAAGAGTTTGAAGTGAATGACCCATACGGCATTGGAAAAGTTAGGATAGAACTCGATAGAGAAGCAAAAATTTGGAAGTTCCCGATAAAAACGCTCAGCCAGAGTGAGGCCGGATGGGACTTCATACAGCAGGGAGTAAGCTATACAATGCTTTTCCCAATCGAAAAGGAGTTAGAGTTCACGGTAAGGTTCAGGGAGCTCTGA
- a CDS encoding diacylglycerol/polyprenol kinase family protein — protein sequence MSIKSELKRKALHLTGLTVPLIYLTFGQKAAIGFVSSALIVFLILEPFRIVEGLRDRVKRKLGLYVRDEVIARVERELDAISREHEKHSIGAHIYFTLGALIIVCFFPRDIAIGAITVATLGDAVAAIVGKPFGKHRFKNGKSVEGSLAYFLTAFLILFFLIDLPHAFVGALAGMLAEFYELPPDDNLSNQLAVAFALWTFRKFIGQ from the coding sequence ATGAGCATAAAAAGCGAGCTTAAAAGAAAAGCGCTTCATCTCACTGGGCTTACAGTTCCTCTGATATATCTAACGTTTGGACAAAAAGCAGCGATAGGGTTCGTTTCATCCGCACTGATAGTTTTTTTAATTCTGGAGCCATTTAGAATAGTTGAAGGGCTGAGAGACCGGGTAAAAAGAAAGCTCGGACTTTACGTCAGAGATGAAGTGATAGCCCGCGTAGAGAGAGAACTGGACGCAATTTCAAGAGAGCATGAAAAGCATTCGATTGGAGCACATATCTATTTTACACTCGGGGCATTAATAATAGTCTGCTTTTTCCCGAGGGACATAGCCATAGGTGCCATAACAGTCGCGACCCTTGGAGATGCAGTTGCGGCAATAGTGGGAAAACCCTTTGGAAAGCACAGGTTTAAAAACGGCAAAAGCGTAGAAGGGAGCCTAGCGTATTTTTTAACCGCGTTTTTGATACTATTCTTTTTAATAGACCTTCCCCACGCCTTTGTGGGAGCCTTAGCGGGAATGTTAGCAGAGTTTTACGAGTTGCCTCCCGATGACAATTTGTCAAACCAACTTGCCGTGGCGTTTGCACTATGGACGTTTAGAAAATTCATTGGACAGTAA